In Oryza brachyantha chromosome 2, ObraRS2, whole genome shotgun sequence, a single window of DNA contains:
- the LOC102708313 gene encoding probable L-type lectin-domain containing receptor kinase S.5, with translation MQLPGPRRRGAMASRALDLLLLWCASVCLPLPSARAQAATFTSTIDGKEATTFSFPKFDKNLTKQAANMTFSSNSTISQNALQITPDSSNNAQDYLVNQAGRVFFSTPFVMWSSNSSNSTADGNYVASFSTVFRANLYRSNKTVKGEGLAFVIASSNPIEPPPGSNGGYLGLTNASTNGNATNGFAAVELDSVKQPYDIDDNHVGVNINGVNSAAAASLTPFGIQLAPSNTTIDDGSYFVWVDYNGTSRYVWVYMAKNDSKPSTAVLNTSLDLSSVLLGKKAYFGFSASTGETYQLNCVLMWNMTVEMLPDEGATKKAALSGWKLGVAVGVPCAAVVATGLFVALYIWKKKKKRIGDDPSSVFNNTIDFRSIPGVPKEFDFKELRRGTNNFDEKMKLGQGGYGVVYRATVVGENGQSMEVAVKQFSGANTKGQEDFLAELSIINRLRHRNLVKLVGWCHENGVLLLVYDYMPNGSLDKHIFGGPESEVLNWKQRYNVVGGVASALNYLHHEYDQMVIHRDIKPSNIMLDSAFNARLGDFGLARALESDKTSYTDIIGVPGTLGYIAPECFHTGRATRESDVFGFGAVILEIVCGRRISCSNPAGCSQLLEGVWRLHGAAGGGRILEAVDQRLAGEFDEAEAERLLLLGLACSHPNPGERPRTQAILQILTGAAPPPDVPPSKPAFMWPAMPVARDGDDDGETSRSSTVMNSSSSYYVSSSGWTQNYQVSKEHELADRVAATM, from the exons ATGCAACTTCCcggtcctcgccgccgcggcgccatgGCCAGCCGCGCCCTCGACCTGCTGTTGCTGTGGTGCGCGTCCGTCTGCTtgcccctcccctccgcccgcgcgcagGCCGCCACCTTCACCAGCACCATCGACGGCAAGGAGGCGAccaccttctccttccccAAGTTCGACAAGAACCTGACGAAGCAGGCCGCCAACATGACCTTCTCGAGCAACTCCACCATCAGCCAGAACGCGTTGCAAATCACGCCGGACAGCAGCAACAATGCTCAGGACTACCTCGTCAACCAGGCCGGCCGCGTCTTCTTCTCCACGCCGTTCGTCATGTGGTCCTCCAACTCGTCCAACTCCACCGCCGACGGCAACTACGTCGCCTCCTTCTCCACGGTGTTCAGGGCCAACCTCTACCGATCGAACAAGACCGTGAAAGGAGAGGGGCTGGCGTTCGTCATCGCGTCGAGCAACCCCATCGAGCCGCCGCCCGGCAGCAACGGCGGGTACCTTGGCCTCACCAACGCCTCCACCAACGGCAACGCCACCAACGGGTTCGCGGCCGTGGAGCTGGACAGCGTGAAGCAGCCCTACGACATCGACGACAACCACGTCGGCGTCAACATCAACGGAGtcaactccgccgccgccgcctccctcacCCCTTTCGGCATCCAGCTCGCGCCCAGTAACACCACCATTGACGACGGCAGCTACTTTGTCTGGGTCGACTACAATGGCACGTCGCGGTACGTGTGGGTGTACATGGCCAAGAACGACAGCAAGCCCTCTACCGCCGTCCTCAACACGTCGCTGGACCTCTCCTCCGTCCTCCTGGGCAAGAAGGCCTACTTCGGCTTCtcggcgtccaccggcgagaCGTACCAGCTCAACTGCGTGCTGATGTGGAACATGACCGTCGAGATGCTCCCTGACGAGGGCGCCACCAAGAAGGCAGCCCTGTCTGGGTGGAAGTTAGGGGTGGCCGTCGgcgtgccgtgcgccgccgtcgtggcgACCGGGTTGTTCGTCGCGCTGTACAtctggaagaagaagaagaagaggatcGGGGATGACCCGAGCTCCGTGTTCAACAACACCATTGATTTCAGGAGCATCCCGGGTGTTCCGAAAGAGTTCGATTTCAAGGAACTGAGGAGAGGAACCAACAACTTCGACGAGAAGATGAAGCTGGGGCAGGGCGGATACGGCGTGGTTTACCGCGCCACCGTTGTCGGGGAGAACGGCCAGAGCATGGAGGTCGCCGTGAAGCAGTTCTCTGGTGCCAACACCAAGGGACAGGAGGACTTCCTTGCCGAGCTCAGCATCATCAATCGCCTCCGGCACCGTAATCTCGTCAAGCTCGTCG GTTGGTGCCACGAAAATGGCGTCTTGTTGCTGGTGTACGACTACATGCCGAACGGCAGCCTGGACAAGCACATCTTCGGCGGACCGGAGTCGGAGGTGCTTAACTGGAAGCAGCGTTACAACGTTGTCGGTGGCGTCGCGTCGGCGCTGAACTACCTCCACCACGAATACGATCAAATGGTGATCCACCGGGACATCAAGCCGTCCAACATCATGCTCGACTCCGCCTTcaacgcgcggctcggcgacTTCGGCCTCGCCCGCGCGCTCGAGTCCGACAAGACATCCTACACCGACATCATCGGCGTCCCGGGGACGCTGGGCTACATCGCGCCGGAGTGCTTCCACACCGGCCGCGCGACGCGGGAGTCGGACGTGTTCGGCTTCGGCGCCGTCATCCTGGAGATCGTCTGCGGCCGCCGCATCTCCTGCAGCAACCCGGCAGGGTGCAGCCAGCTGCTGGAGGGCGTGTGGAGGCTCCAcggcgcggctggcggcgggcGCATCCTCGAGGCCGTCGACCAGAGGCTCGCCGGCGAGTTcgacgaggccgaggccgagcgTCTCCTGCTGCTGGGCCTCGCGTGCAGCCACCCGAACCCCGGGGAGCGGCCGAGGACGCAGGCCATCCTGCAGATCCTGACgggcgccgccccgccgccggacgTGCCGCCGTCGAAGCCGGCGTTCATGTGGCCCGCGATGCCCGtcgcgcgcgacggcgacgacgacggcgagacgTCGCGCAGCAGCACGGTGATGAACTCCTCGTCGTCGTACTACGTGTCCTCGTCGGGGTGGACCCAGAACTACCAGGTCAGCAAGGAGCACGAGTTGGCGGACAGGGTCGCCGCGACGATGTGA
- the LOC102718338 gene encoding galactan beta-1,4-galactosyltransferase GALS1 has product MKYGARKDGGGGGGGGGGGGVFVPCVDIKSFVVSLAFLTLFVALWQLQPYGSLFAAARSTASVSASRCSLVAMAAAASTGVVVPSANSTAETAPNARAAVASAVSVRLARPARPVRVEDPNKRELRPYGSAAALFVQMGAYRGGARTFAIVGLASKPTHVFSNPYFKCEWLPNPTAGNPSPRPVRTKAYKMLPDWGYGRVYTVVVVNCTFPSNPNADNAGGKLLVHAYYSTTSRRYERFVALEEAPGSYDESRFSPPFQYDYLYCGSSLYGNLSSSRMREWMAYHAHFFGPRSHFVFHDAGGISPEVKAVLDPWVQAGRLTVQDIRAQAEYDGYYYNQFLVVNDCLHRYRHAANWTFFFDVDEYIYLPNGQTLDQVLGKLSGYSQFTIEQNPMSSKLCVQDPSKDYSREWGFEKLVFRNSITKVRRDRKYAIQARNAYSAGVHMSQNVYGRTTHKTESLIRYYHYHNAINVMGEPCREFVSVPVNGSKLMFEGVPYVYDDNMKRLAGEIKHFETETIGSAHT; this is encoded by the exons ATGAAGTACGGGGCGAGGAAAGATgggggtggtggaggtggaggtggcggcggagggggagtgTTCGTCCCGTGCGTGGACATCAAGTCGTTCGTGGTCTCGCTCGCCTTCCTCACGCTGTTCGTGGCGTTGTGGCAGCTCCAGCCCTACGGCTCCTTGTTCGCAGCGGCGCGCTCCACCGCCTCTGTCTCGGCCTCGCGCTGTTCCctcgtcgccatggccgccgcggcgagcacAGGCGTCGTCGTCCCTTCTGCCAACTCCACCGCTGAAACTGCCCCGAACGCGCGGGCGGCCGTTGCTAGTGCCGTCTCCGTGCGGCTGGCTAGGCCCGCGAGGCCGGTGCGGGTGGAGGACCCGAACAAGCGGGAGCTCCGGCCTtacggcagcgcggcggcgctgttcGTGCAGATGGGCGCgtaccgcggcggcgcgcggacgTTCGCCATCGTGGGGTTGGCGTCCAAGCCCACCCATGTGTTCAGCAACCCCTACTTCAAGTGCGAGTGGCTGCCCAACCCCACCGCCGGCAACCCGTCGCCGCGCCCCGTCCGCACCAAGGCGTACAAGATGCTCCCGGACTGGGGGTACGGCCGCGTCtacaccgtcgtcgtcgtcaattGCACCTTCCCCTCCAACCCCAACGCCGACAACGCCGGCGGCAAGCTGCTCGTTCACGCCTACTACTCCACCACCTCCCGCCGCTACGAGCGCTTCGTCGCGCTCGAGGAGGCGCCGGGCTCCTACGACGAGTCCCGCTTCAGCCCGCCGTTCCAGTACGACTACCTCTACTGCGGCTCGTCGCTGTACGGTAACCTCAGCTCCAGCCGCATGCGGGAGTGGATGGCGTACCACGCGCACTTCTTCGGGCCCAGGTCGCACTTCGTCTtccacgacgccggcggcatcAGCCCCGAGGTGAAGGCGGTGCTGGATCCGTGGGTCCAGGCCGGTCGGCTCACGGTGCAGGACATCCGGGCGCAAGCGGAGTACGACGGGTACTACTACAACCAGTTCTTGGTGGTGAACGACTGCCTGCACCGGTACCGGCACGCCGCCAATTGGaccttcttcttcgacgtCGACGAGTACATTTACCTGCCCAATGGGCAGACGCTCGACCAGGTGCTCGGCAAGCTCTCGGGATACTCGCAGTTCACCATCGAGCAGAATCCCATGTCCAGCAAGCTGTGTGTGCAGGATCCAAGCAAGGATTACTCAAG GGAATGGGGGTTTGAGAAGCTTGTCTTCCGCAATTCAATTACCAAAGTTAGGCGAGATCGCAAATATGCGATCCAGGCCCGAAACGCATACTCTGCCGGCGTGCACATGTCACAAAATGTCTATGGGAGGACAACCCACAAGACAGAAAGCCTGATTAGATACTACCATTATCACAATGCGATCAATGTTATGGGAGAGCCTTGCAGGGAGTTCGTATCGGTGCCAGTCAATGGCAGTAAGTTGATGTTTGAGGGGGTACCTTACGTATACGATGATAACATGAAGCGTCTGGCAGGAGAGATCAAACACTTTGAGACGGAAACAATTGGATCTGCTCATACATAG
- the LOC102708035 gene encoding probable L-type lectin-domain containing receptor kinase S.5 — MGSRAIMLMLLMWCPLVCLFLPSALAQATSFTSTVDGKEFTTFSFPKFDKSLVQLDLAANLTFSGNATVTQEGLQITPDSGNRPEIFLVNQVGRVFFTTPFVIWASNSTAAADGRHVASFSTVFKTNLFRSNLNKTVKGEGLAFVVASSNGEPPLRSHGGFLGLTNASTDGNPTNGFVAVELDTVKQPYDIDDNHVGLDINGVRSDAAAPLAPYGIQLAPSNTTTDDGICFVWVQYNGTSRRVAVYIAKNETKPSAAVLNESVDLSTILLGKTAYFGFSASTGAATYQLNRVRMWNMTVEMLHDGSAAATKNASPPGWKLGVAIAVACSAAVALGLFAVLYVRKRRKQNGDDPSSIFHNAIDFRKIPGLPKEFDYVELRRGTNNFDEKTKLGQGGYGVVYRATVVGDDGRSTDVAVKQFTGANTKGKEDFLAELRIIHCLRHRNLVKIVGWCRQNGRLLLVYDYMPNGSLDRHIFGGPEAAVLNWSQRFNVVAGVASALNYLHHEYDQMVIHRDIKPSNIMLDSAFNARLGDFGLARALESDKTSYTDMAGVTGTLGYIAPECFHTGRATRESDVYGFGAVILEIVCGRRISCSNLGGDGCSGLMEWVWKLHGAAGGDRILEAVDERLAGEFDEGEAERLLLLGLACSHPNPGERPRTRAILQILTGAAPPPDVPPSQPAFMWPLMPVALEDDGDYDGDETTTSRSGMLLTSSSSSSHYLKFQVCKDRDVAPV; from the exons ATGGGTAGCCGAGCCATCATGCTGATGCTGCTAATGTGGTGCCCGTTGGTCTGCCTGTTCCTCCCCTCTGCCCTTGCGCAGGCCACCAGCTTCACCAGCACCGTCGACGGCAAGGAGTTCACCACGTTCTCCTTCCCCAAGTTCGACAAGTCGTTGGTGCagctcgacctcgccgccaaCCTGACCTTCTCCGGCAACGCCACCGTCACCCAGGAAGGGCTGCAGATCACCCCGGACAGCGGCAACAGACCGGAGATCTTCCTCGTCAACCAGGTCGGCCGCGTCTTCTTCACCACCCCGTTCGTCATCTGGGCCTCCAactccacggccgccgccgacggcagGCACGTCGCCTCATTCTCCACCGTGTTCAAGACTAACCTCTTCCGCTCTAACCTGAACAAGACGGTGAAAGGTGAGGGGCTCGCGTTCGTCGTCGCGTCGAGCAACGGcgagccgccgctccgcagccACGGCGGGTTCCTCGGCCTCACCAACGCCTCCACCGACGGCAACCCCACCAACGGGTTCGTGGCCGTGGAGCTGGACACCGTGAAGCAGCCCTACGACATCGACGACAACCACGTCGGCCTCGACATCAACGGCGTCCgctccgacgccgccgcgcccctcgCCCCCTACGGCATCCAGCTCGCGCCCAGCAACACCACCACCGACGACGGCATCTGCTTTGTCTGGGTTCAGTACAATGGCACGTCGCGGCGGGTGGCCGTGTACATTGCCAAGAACGAGACGaagccctccgccgccgtgctgaaCGAGTCGGTGGACCTCTCCACCATCCTCCTCGGCAAGACGGCTTACTTCGGCTTCTCGGCgtccaccggcgccgccacgtACCAGCTCAACCGCGTGCGCATGTGGAACATGACCGTCGAGATGCTCCACGACGGCAGCGCTGCCGCCACCAAGAACGCGTCCCCGCCCGGCTGGAAGCTCGGCGTGGCCATCGCCGTGGCGTgcagcgccgccgtggcgctTGGGCTGTTCGCGGTGCTGTACGTCCGGAAGAGGAGGAAAcagaacggcgacgacccgAGCTCCATTTTCCACAACGCCATTGATTTCAGGAAAATCCCAGGTTTGCCGAAGGAGTTCGACTACGTGGAGCTGAGGAGAGGGACCAACAACTTCGACGAGAAGACGAAGCTGGGACAGGGTGGGTACGGCGTGGTGTACCGCGCCACCGTGGTCGGGGACGATGGCCGGAGCACGGACGTCGCCGTGAAGCAGTTCACCGGCGCCAACACCAAGGGGAAGGAGGATTTCCTCGCCGAGCTCAGAATCATCCACTGCCTCCGTCACCGCAATCTCGTCAAGATCGTCG GTTGGTGCCGCCAAAATGGCAGGTTGCTGCTGGTGTACGACTACATGCCGAACGGCAGCCTGGACAGGCACATCTTCGGCggcccggaggcggcggtgctgaACTGGAGCCAGCGCTTcaacgtcgtcgccggcgtcgcgtcGGCGCTCAACTACCTCCACCACGAGTACGACCAGATGGTGATCCACCGTGACATCAAGCCGTCCAACATCATGCTCGACTCCGCCTTcaacgcgcggctcggcgacTTCGGCCTCGCCCGCGCGCTCGAGTCGGACAAGACCTCCTACACCGACATGGCCGGCGTCACGGGGACGCTGGGCTACATCGCGCCCGAGTGCTTCCACACCGGCCGCGCGACGCGGGAGTCGGACGTGTACGGCTTCGGCGCCGTCATCCTGGAGATCGTCTGCGGCCGCCGCATCTCCTGCAGCAACCTCGGCGGTGATGGGTGCAGCGGCCTGATGGAGTGGGTGTGGAAGCtccacggcgcggcgggcggcgaccgcaTCCTCGAGGCCGTCGACGAGAGGCTCGCCGGCGAGTTCGACGAGGGCGAGGCCGAGCGTCTCCTGCTACTGGGCCTCGCGTGCAGCCACCCGAACCCCGGGGAGCGGCCGAGGACGCGGGCCATCCTGCAGATCCTGACgggcgccgccccgccgcccgaCGTGCCGCCGTCTCAGCCGGCGTTCATGTGGCCCCTGATGCCCGTCGCGctcgaggacgacggcgactaCGACGGTGAcgagacgacgacgtcgcGCAGCGGCATGTTGCtgacctcctcctcgtcgtcgtcacacTACCTGAAGTTCCAGGTGTGCAAAGATCGCGACGTGGCACCGGTGTGA
- the LOC102718058 gene encoding protease Do-like 7 isoform X1, whose protein sequence is MESPAKEEGGGELAMEIESSVTAEDWRRALSRVVPSVVVLRTTAPRAFDTEVAGASYATGFVVDKSRGIILTNRHVVKPGPVVAEAMFVNREEIPVYPLYRDPVHDFGFFRYDPGAIKFLKYDEIPLSPEAASVGLEIRVVGNDSGEKVSILAGTLARLDREAPYYKKDGYNDFNTFYMQAASGTKGGSSGSPVVDCQGRAVALNAGSKSSSASAFFLPLERVVRALNLIRDSWEAFGSKPESDYIPRGTLQVTFQHKGFEETRRLGLRNETEQMVRLVSPSGETGMLVVDSVVPEGPAHKHLEPGDVLVRINGEVVTQFLTMETLLDDSVSREIDLLIERGGTPLTVKLEVEDLHSITPNHFLEVSGAVIHPLSYQQARNFRFKCGLVYVAEAGYMLSRASVPRHAIIKKLAGEDIENLGDLIAVISKLSRGARVPLEYVKYTDRYRNKSVLVTIDRHEWYASPQIYTRNDATGLWTAEPAMLPESPFIASAHHAGPIDANSNSVSSLAESSPMDLKCQHESDNLADGCIKTQTDDEVVVDGSHSSEDSLIEKKRRRVDEEIAAEGTISSSGDLDELKGGALRHLSSVDGSDLARTISSNASLAEQVIEPALVMFEVHVPPVCMLDGVHSQHFFGTGVVIYHSDCLGLVAVDRNTVAVSISDIMLSFAAYPIEIPGEVVFLHPVHNFALVAYDPSALGAGASVVRSAKLFPEPALRRGDSVYLVGLSRSLQATSRKSIITNPCTAVNIGSADCPRYRAINMEVIELDTDFGSTFSGILTDEQGRVQALWASFSTQLKYGCSSSEDHQFVRGIPIYAISQVLEKIISGTPGPFRIINGIRRPIPFVRLLEVELYPTLLSKARSYGLSDSWVQALAKKDPVRRQVLRVKGCLAGSKAEKLLEQGDMILAINKEPITCFLDIENACQKLDQADDSDGVLNMTIFRQGKEIDIIVGTDVRDGNGTTRMVNWCGCIIQDPHSAVRALGFLPEEGHGVYVARWCHGSPVHRYGLYALQWIVEVNGKPTPDLETFIQVVKGLENGEFVRVRTVHLNGKPRVLTLKQDLHYWPTWELRFEPETATWKRGIIKALQSTVA, encoded by the exons ATGGAGAGCCCAgcgaaggaggaggggggaggggagctGGCGATGGAGATCGAGTCGTCCGTCACGGCGGAGGACTGGCGGCGCGCGCTCTCCCGCGTGGTGccctccgtcgtcgtcctccgcaCCACCGCGCCGCGGGCATTCGACACcgaggtcgccggcgccaGCTACGCCACGGGCTTCGTCGTCGACAAGTCCCGCGGCATCATCCTCACCAACCGACACGTCGTCAAGCCCG GGCCTGTCGTCGCGGAGGCAATGTTCGTGAACAGGGAGGAGATCCCAGTGTATCCCCTGTACAGAGATCCT GTAcatgattttggtttttttcgaTATGATCCAGGTGCTATCAAGTTCCTTAAGTATGATGAGATCCCGCTATCACCTGAAGCAGCATCTGTTGGTCTAGAAATCCGGGTTGTCGGCAATGACAGCGGTGAAAAG GTTTCGATTTTGGCGGGAACACTGGCTCGACTTGATAGAGAAGCACCTTACTACAAGAA gGATGGTTACAACGATTTCAACACATTCTATATGCAG GCTGCATCTGGTACCAAAGGTGGCTCTAGTGGTTCCCCTGTTGTTGATTGTCAAGGAAGAGCCGTCGCCCTGAATGCTGGAAGTAAATCTTCCAGTGCTTCTGCTTTTTTCCTTCCGTTAGAACGT GTTGTTAGGGCTCTTAATCTGATACGTGACAGTTGGGAAGCTTTTGGTAGCAAGCCAGAATCCGATTACATTCCTCGTGGTACACTTCAG gtgACCTTTCAACACAAAGGATTCGAAGAAACTCGACGTCTTGGACTCAGGAATGAAACAGAGCAG ATGGTACGCCTTGTTTCTCCGTCAGGTGAGACTGGAATGCTGGTTGTTGATTCTGTG GTTCCGGAAGGACCTGCACATAAACATTTGGAACCTGGTGATGTGCTTGTTCGCATAAATGGTGAG GTTGTAACACAGTTTCTCACAATGGAGACGTTACTTGATGACAGTGTTAGCAGGGAAATAGATTTGCTGATCGAAAGAGGCGGAACACCTTTAACAGTAAAGTTGGAG GTTGAGGATTTGCACTCTATAACTCCAAATCATTTCTTGGAAGTTAGTGGTGCTGTGATCCATCCACTTTCGTACCAGCAG GCAAGAAATTTTAGGTTCAAATGTGGTCTCGTATATGTTGCTGAGGCAGG ATACATGCTCTCTCGGGCGTCTGTTCCACGCCATGCTATTATTAAAAAGCTTGCAGGAGAGGATATTGAAAATTTAGGGGACCTTATTGCAGTTATTTCGAAACTGTCTAGAGGCGCAAGAGTGCCtcttgaatatgtcaaatacaCTGACCGTTACAGGAACAAG TCTGTACTGGTGACAATTGATCGGCATGAATGGTATGCGTCTCCTCAGATATATACTCGAAATGATGCAACTGGTTTGTGGACTGCAGAACCAGCTATGCTGCCGGAATCTCCTTTTATAGCTTCAGCTCATCATGCTGGTCCTATTGATGCAAACTCCAATTCTGTTTCATCTTTAGCTGAATCTAGTCCTATGGATCTCAAGTGCCAGCATGAGTCCGATAATTTGGCAGATGGATGCATCAAAACACAAACTGATGATGAGGTTGTAGTAGACGGATCCCACTCGAGTGAAGACTCTCTTATTGAGAAAAAGAGGCGGCGGGTGGATGAGGAGATAGCTGCTGAGGGAACGATATCATCTTCTGGTGATTTAGATGAACTAAAGGGTGGTGCTTTGAGGCATCTGTCCAGTGTGGATGGTTCTGACCTTGCTCGAACAATATCAAGTAATGCGTCGTTGGCAGAACAAGTAATTGAACCAGCCCTTGTAATGTTTGAG GTGCATGTACCACCAGTATGCATGCTTGATGGAGTGCATTCTCAACACTTCTTTGGAACCGGTGTAGTAATATATCATTCAGACTGTCTGGGTCTGGTTGCTGTTGATAGGAATACAGTTGCTGTATCTATCTCTGATATAATGCTTTCCTTTGCTGCATATCCCATCGAAATACCTGGAGAA GTTGTTTTTCTGCATCCTGTTCACAATTTTGCATTGGTTGCTTATGATCCTTCTGCACTAGGTGCTGGCGCATCTGTTGTCCGGTCTGCTAAGCTTTTTCCTG AACCTGCCTTACGCCGAGGAGATTCTGTCTACCTAGTTGGGCTAAGTAGAAGCTTGCAGGCTACATCAAGGAAATCAATCATAACTAATCCTTGCACTGCTGTTAATATTGGGTCAGCGGATTGCCCACGGTATCGTGCAATTAATATGGAGGTCATCGAGCTAGATACTG attttggtAGCACATTTTCGGGTATATTGACGGATGAGCAAGGAAGAGTTCAAGCATTATGGGCAAGCTTTTCCACCCAG CTGAAATATGGTTGTAGCAGTTCAGAGGATCATCAATTTGTTAGAGGTATACCAATATATGCAATAAGTCAAGTCCTTGAGAAGATAATCTCTGGTACTCCTGGACCATTTCGTATTATCAATGGAATTAGGAGACCAATACCATTTGTCAGACTTCTGGAGGTGGAACTATATCCAACTTTGCTTTCAAAGGCAAGAAGTTATGGATTGAGTGATAGCTGGGTTCAG GCTTTAGCTAAGAAGGACCCTGTGCGAAGACAAGTTTTGCGGGTCAAAGGTTGTTTGGCTGGATCCAAAGCAGAAAAACTACTAGAACAGGGAGACATGATCCTTGCTATCAATAAGGAACCAATTACATGCTTCCTAGATATTGAGAATGCTTGCCAGAAATTAGACCAAGCTGACGATTCAGATGGAGTCCTTAACATGACAATATTCCGTCAG GGAAAAGAAATTGATATTATTGTTGGAACCGATGTAAGAGATGGCAACGGAACAACACGGATGGTGAATTGGTGTGGATGCATAATTCAGGATCCTCATTCAGCAGTGCGCGCACTTGGTTTTTTGCCTGAAGAAGGTCATGGAGTTTATGTTGCTAG ATGGTGTCA